A section of the Streptomyces sp. SCL15-4 genome encodes:
- a CDS encoding TerD family protein, producing MGVSLSKGGNVSLTKEAPGLTAVIVGLGWDVRTTTGTDFDLDASALLLNNSGKVISDQHFVFFNNLKSPDGSVEHTGDNLTGEGEGDDEQIKVNLAGVPADVDKIVFPVSIYDAENRQQSFGQVRNAFIRVVNQAGGAEIARYDLSEDASTETAMVFGELYRHGTEWKFRAIGQGYASGLRGIAQDFGVNV from the coding sequence GTGGGAGTCAGCCTCAGCAAGGGCGGCAACGTATCGCTGACGAAGGAGGCCCCGGGCCTGACCGCGGTCATCGTCGGTCTGGGGTGGGACGTGCGGACCACGACCGGCACCGACTTCGACCTCGACGCGAGCGCGCTGCTGCTGAACAACTCCGGCAAGGTCATCAGCGACCAGCACTTCGTCTTCTTCAACAACCTCAAGAGCCCCGACGGCTCGGTGGAGCACACCGGCGACAACCTCACCGGTGAGGGCGAGGGCGACGACGAGCAGATCAAGGTGAACCTGGCCGGCGTCCCGGCCGACGTCGACAAGATCGTGTTCCCGGTGTCGATCTACGACGCCGAAAACCGCCAGCAGTCCTTCGGCCAGGTCCGCAACGCCTTCATCCGTGTCGTCAACCAGGCCGGCGGCGCCGAGATCGCGCGCTACGACCTGAGCGAGGACGCCTCCACCGAGACGGCCATGGTCTTCGGCGAGCTGTACCGCCACGGCACGGAGTGGAAGTTCCGCGCCATCGGCCAGGGCTACGCCTCGGGGCTGCGCGGCATCGCGCAGGACTTCGGCGTCAACGTCTGA
- a CDS encoding TerD family protein, translating into MGVTLAKGGNVSLSKAAPNLTHVLVGLGWDARSTTGAPFDLDASALLCGAGNRVLGDEWFVFYNQLESPDGSVEHTGDNLTGEGDGDDESVLVDLAKVPLHCEKIVFPVSIHMADERGQTFGQVSNAFIRVVDQADGRELARYDLSEDASTETAMIFGELYRYQGEWKFRAVGQGYASGLRGIALDFGVNVS; encoded by the coding sequence ATGGGCGTCACGCTCGCCAAGGGAGGCAATGTCTCCCTCTCCAAGGCCGCACCGAACCTCACCCACGTCCTCGTCGGGCTCGGCTGGGACGCGCGCTCCACCACCGGGGCGCCCTTCGACCTGGACGCCAGCGCGCTGCTGTGCGGGGCCGGCAACCGGGTGCTGGGCGACGAGTGGTTCGTGTTCTACAACCAGCTCGAGAGCCCGGACGGCTCGGTGGAGCACACCGGGGACAACCTCACCGGTGAGGGCGACGGCGACGACGAGTCGGTCCTGGTGGACCTCGCCAAGGTCCCGCTCCACTGCGAGAAGATCGTCTTCCCGGTCTCCATCCACATGGCGGACGAGCGCGGCCAGACCTTCGGCCAGGTCTCCAACGCCTTCATCCGCGTGGTCGACCAGGCCGACGGCCGGGAACTGGCGCGCTACGACCTCAGTGAGGACGCCTCCACCGAAACCGCGATGATCTTCGGTGAGCTGTACCGGTATCAGGGCGAGTGGAAGTTCCGGGCGGTCGGTCAGGGGTACGCGTCCGGCTTGCGGGGCATCGCTCTAGACTTCGGAGTCAACGTTTCGTAA
- a CDS encoding DUF475 domain-containing protein: MLLKTFGWSFAITALGLVAAAFYGGWTGFGVVAILAILEISLSFDNAVVNAGILKKMNAFWQKIFLTVGVLIAVFGMRLVFPVVIVAITAKMGPIEAVDLAINNKVRYEQLVTDAHPAIAAFGGMFLLMIFLDFIFEDRDIQWLRWLERPLAKLGKVDMLSVCIALVVLLITAFTVATHAHQHGGLHVDKAQTVLISGIAGLITYMVVGGLSGYFEDKLEEEEEREHEQEEEAARSGGKKPAIVLAGQAAFFMFLYLEVLDASFSFDGVIGAFAVTNDIVLMALGLGIGAMYVRSLTVYLVRQGTLDDYVYLEHGAHYAIGALAVVLLVTIRYEIHEVITGSIGVVLIAASFFSSVRRNRALAAAGEGSGTKAEVSSGV, from the coding sequence GTGCTTCTCAAAACCTTCGGATGGTCGTTCGCGATCACCGCGCTCGGTCTGGTCGCGGCGGCGTTCTACGGGGGGTGGACCGGCTTCGGGGTCGTGGCGATCCTGGCCATCCTGGAGATCTCGTTGTCCTTCGACAACGCGGTGGTCAACGCCGGAATCCTGAAGAAGATGAATGCCTTCTGGCAGAAGATCTTCCTCACGGTCGGCGTGCTCATCGCCGTGTTCGGCATGCGCCTGGTCTTCCCCGTGGTGATCGTCGCCATCACCGCCAAGATGGGTCCGATCGAGGCCGTCGACCTCGCGATCAACAACAAGGTGCGTTACGAGCAGCTCGTCACCGACGCCCATCCGGCGATCGCCGCCTTCGGCGGGATGTTCCTGCTGATGATCTTCCTCGACTTCATCTTCGAGGACCGGGACATCCAGTGGCTGCGCTGGCTGGAGCGGCCCCTGGCCAAGCTCGGCAAGGTCGACATGCTGTCGGTCTGCATCGCCCTCGTCGTCCTGCTGATCACGGCCTTCACCGTCGCCACCCACGCCCACCAGCACGGCGGCCTGCACGTCGACAAGGCCCAGACGGTGCTGATCTCCGGCATCGCCGGCCTGATCACCTACATGGTCGTCGGCGGTCTCTCCGGCTACTTCGAGGACAAGCTCGAGGAAGAGGAGGAGCGCGAGCACGAGCAGGAGGAGGAGGCCGCCCGCAGCGGCGGCAAGAAGCCCGCGATCGTGCTGGCCGGCCAGGCCGCGTTCTTCATGTTCCTCTACCTGGAGGTCCTGGACGCGTCCTTCTCCTTCGACGGCGTGATCGGCGCCTTCGCCGTCACCAACGACATCGTCCTGATGGCGCTCGGCCTCGGCATCGGCGCGATGTACGTCCGTTCGCTGACGGTCTACCTGGTCCGCCAGGGCACGCTGGACGACTACGTCTACCTGGAGCACGGCGCCCACTACGCCATCGGCGCCCTCGCCGTGGTCCTCCTGGTCACCATCCGGTACGAGATCCACGAGGTCATCACCGGCTCCATCGGCGTCGTCCTGATCGCCGCGTCCTTCTTCTCCTCCGTCCGCCGCAACCGCGCCCTGGCCGCCGCCGGCGAGGGCAGCGGCACCAAGGCCGAGGTGTCCTCCGGGGTGTGA